CCCCTAGCTGACTCGCTTACTAGCATCTACGCCTCCCCGAGGAAGCTTTAGCCGTTCTCCACATTGGTATTTAAGCGGCTTTAAGCTCTAGGCGATAAACCGCGAGCTACGGGCACATAGTATAAGAGAAGAGCGAAGGTATAGCCAAGATAGTTATTAATAGGCCGCGGGTATTTAACGTTTTGAACCGCTAAGTTATCGAGGAGGTGCATGAGGCACTACTTAATGCTGAACGGGATCGGGAGGTAAGGGTGGTCGTGTTAACGGGCGCTGGGGATAGAGCTTTCTGCGCCGACATTGATATTTCGGCGTTTAAGGGGGCTACTAACATTCAAAGGCCTAAACCTAGCAGAATTAGAGGAAAAGGGCTACTGAAGGAG
This region of Candidatus Nezhaarchaeales archaeon genomic DNA includes:
- a CDS encoding enoyl-CoA hydratase-related protein, encoding MHEALLNAERDREVRVVVLTGAGDRAFCADIDISAFKGATNIQRPKPSRIRGKGLLKEET